One window of Desulfarculus baarsii DSM 2075 genomic DNA carries:
- a CDS encoding 3-hydroxyacyl-CoA dehydrogenase family protein, with protein MEIKQVFVIGGGLMGSGIAQVCAQAGLNVCLHDASAAAVEKAVKSIAWSVGKFVEKGLVQGSAEEIVGRIRPCASLQEAAAADLIIEVVFENIEVKKQVFQQIGAIARPEALVASNTSAIPISQLAAFVPGPERFLGLHFFSPVPMMKAVEVIRGMQTSAATFEAGRRFAIQIGKDPIMVQRDVAGFVINRINFPSTIEAMNLVEAGVATVEDIDKGLRLASGRKMGIFETGDMVGLDVTYGALKSMFEETGDPRWHPPLLLRRKVGAGQLGRKTGVGWYEYDAKGQKIGPAKI; from the coding sequence GTGGAAATAAAACAGGTGTTCGTCATCGGCGGCGGTTTGATGGGCTCGGGCATCGCCCAGGTATGCGCCCAGGCCGGCCTGAACGTGTGCCTCCACGACGCCTCGGCGGCGGCCGTGGAAAAGGCCGTCAAGTCCATTGCCTGGTCGGTGGGCAAGTTTGTCGAAAAGGGCCTGGTCCAGGGCTCGGCCGAGGAGATCGTCGGCCGCATCCGGCCCTGCGCCAGCCTGCAAGAGGCCGCCGCGGCCGATCTGATCATCGAGGTGGTTTTCGAAAACATCGAGGTCAAAAAGCAGGTCTTTCAGCAGATCGGGGCCATCGCCCGGCCCGAGGCCCTGGTGGCCAGCAACACCAGCGCCATCCCCATCAGCCAGTTGGCGGCCTTTGTCCCCGGGCCCGAGCGCTTTTTGGGCCTGCACTTTTTCAGCCCCGTGCCGATGATGAAGGCCGTGGAGGTCATTCGCGGCATGCAAACCAGCGCCGCGACCTTCGAGGCCGGCCGCCGCTTCGCCATCCAGATCGGCAAGGATCCGATCATGGTCCAGCGCGACGTGGCCGGCTTCGTGATCAACCGCATCAATTTTCCCAGCACCATCGAGGCGATGAACCTGGTCGAGGCCGGCGTGGCCACGGTCGAGGACATCGACAAGGGCCTGCGCCTGGCCTCGGGCCGCAAGATGGGCATCTTCGAGACCGGCGACATGGTCGGCCTCGACGTGACCTATGGCGCGCTGAAATCCATGTTCGAGGAGACCGGCGACCCCCGCTGGCATCCGCCGCTTTTGCTGCGGCGCAAGGTCGGCGCGGGGCAACTGGGCCGCAAGACCGGCGTGGGTTGGTACGAATATGACGCCAAGGGCCAAAAAATCGGCCCGGCCAAGATATGA
- a CDS encoding acetyl-CoA C-acyltransferase, translating to MSDVVILGAARTAVGRFGGSLKAVTDRQLGALVIKEAMARAGVSPDQVEEVVFAQQYRTGVLPPNMARPISVDAGIPIPVPNFSVAKACGGSLKSVFLAAQAIKAGDARVLVAGGLEHMTNAAYLLPTMRWGQRLGHGQVMDQLVLFDPISGNTMGETAENVAEKYAISREDQDAFALASQQKAAAAQAAGRFDEQIVAVPIPQKKGEPKLFARDEHPRPETTLEELAKLKPVFRKGGSVTAGNSSGMNDGAAATVVAQRQWAAERGLKPLASVVGYASVGVEPSLMGIGPVDATKAVLAKTGLSVSDIGLVELNEAFASQSLACIRELGLDMERVNVNGGAIALGHPISGTGGVILTKLVYEMKRAGVELGLATMCLGGGQGVALIVRNEA from the coding sequence ATGTCCGATGTAGTGATTCTCGGCGCGGCGCGCACGGCCGTGGGCCGTTTCGGCGGCTCGCTCAAGGCCGTCACCGACCGCCAACTGGGCGCGTTGGTCATCAAGGAAGCCATGGCCAGGGCCGGCGTCAGCCCCGATCAGGTCGAGGAAGTGGTCTTTGCCCAGCAATATCGCACCGGCGTCCTGCCGCCCAACATGGCTCGGCCCATCTCGGTCGACGCGGGCATTCCCATCCCCGTGCCCAACTTCAGCGTGGCCAAGGCCTGCGGCGGCTCGCTCAAGAGCGTCTTTTTGGCCGCCCAGGCCATCAAGGCCGGCGACGCCAGGGTGCTGGTGGCCGGCGGGCTCGAACACATGACCAACGCCGCCTATCTGCTGCCGACCATGCGCTGGGGCCAGCGCCTGGGCCACGGCCAGGTCATGGATCAGTTGGTGCTTTTCGACCCCATCAGCGGCAACACCATGGGCGAAACCGCCGAAAACGTGGCCGAAAAATACGCCATCAGCCGGGAAGATCAAGACGCCTTCGCCCTGGCCAGCCAGCAAAAGGCCGCCGCCGCCCAGGCCGCCGGTCGCTTCGACGAGCAGATCGTGGCCGTGCCCATCCCCCAGAAAAAAGGCGAGCCCAAGCTCTTTGCCCGTGACGAGCACCCCCGCCCCGAGACCACCCTCGAAGAGCTGGCCAAGCTCAAGCCCGTCTTCCGCAAGGGCGGCAGCGTCACCGCCGGCAACTCCAGCGGCATGAACGACGGCGCGGCGGCGACGGTGGTGGCCCAGCGCCAGTGGGCCGCCGAGCGCGGGCTTAAACCCCTGGCCAGCGTCGTCGGCTACGCCTCGGTGGGCGTGGAGCCCTCGCTGATGGGCATCGGCCCGGTGGACGCCACCAAGGCCGTGCTGGCCAAGACGGGCCTGAGCGTAAGCGACATCGGCCTGGTGGAGCTCAACGAGGCCTTTGCCTCGCAGTCGCTGGCCTGCATCCGCGAACTGGGCCTGGACATGGAGCGCGTCAACGTCAATGGCGGGGCCATCGCCCTGGGCCACCCCATCAGCGGCACCGGCGGGGTGATCCTCACCAAGTTGGTCTACGAAATGAAGCGCGCCGGCGTGGAGCTGGGCCTGGCCACGATGTGCCTGGGCGGCGGCCAGGGCGTGGCCCTGATCGTGCGCAACGAAGCCTAG